The Paraburkholderia caffeinilytica genome segment CGTTGAAGGTGATTTCGTCGGCGGTGACCTTGCCCGGCGCGTCAATCAGGCCCATCAGCGCCATCATCGTCACGCTCTTGCCCGAACCCGATTCGCCGACCACGCCGACCACTTCGCCCGGCGCGACATCGAGGTTGATCCGGTCGACGGCGGGCAGCCCGTTGAAATTCACCGCCAGATTGCGGATGGTCAATAAGTTATCCATGTCAGGCCATCCGTTTCAGTTTGGGATCGAGTGCGTCGCGCAGCCCGTCGCCGAGCAGATTGATCGCGAGCACCGAGATCAGGATGGAAAGACCCGGCATCGTGACGATCCACCAGGCGCTGTCGATATAGTCGCGTGCCGAGGCCAGCATCGCGCCCCACTCCGCCGACGGCGGTTGCACGCCGAGACCGAGGAAGCCGAGCGCCGCGGCATCGAGAATCGCCGACGAAAAGCCCAGCGTCGCCTGCACGATCAACGGTGCGGTGCAGTTCGGCAGCACTTGCGAGAACATCAGGCGCAGCGTGCCGGCGCCCGCAACCCGCGAAGCCGTCACATACTCTTTCTGCAATTCGCCTTGCGCCGACGCACGCGTCAAACGCACATAACCCGGCAGCGCGACGATTGCGATGGCCAGCATGGTGTTGACGAGACCCGGACCGATGATCGCAACCACCGCAACGGCCAGCAGCAGCGACGGCAATGCGAGCAGCACGTCCATGATGCGCATGATCGGCGTATCGGCCCATTTCTCGAAGAACGCCGCGATCAGACCGAGCACGATGCCCGGAATCAGCGCGAGCACCACCGAGACGAAGCCGATCCAGAACGACA includes the following:
- a CDS encoding ABC transporter permease subunit; amino-acid sequence: MADIQNTVPTAVTPPSGRAIAAREFWANFSRNRGAVGAGIVVLVLIFIAIFAPLIAPHSPIEQYRDSVKIPPAWLDGGNWKFILGTDEAGRDILSRLMYGARLSFWIGFVSVVLALIPGIVLGLIAAFFEKWADTPIMRIMDVLLALPSLLLAVAVVAIIGPGLVNTMLAIAIVALPGYVRLTRASAQGELQKEYVTASRVAGAGTLRLMFSQVLPNCTAPLIVQATLGFSSAILDAAALGFLGLGVQPPSAEWGAMLASARDYIDSAWWIVTMPGLSILISVLAINLLGDGLRDALDPKLKRMA